gaaattgaaattaaaatacatttaggggattttttgggggatttttaggtgtttttattTGAATTGAATGGAGCCTAGAGTTGGGAATAAGTTTAGATTAGGGAGGAAGATTGGCAGTGGTTCATTTGGTGAGATTTATTTAGGTGAGTTAAAAAAATTTTGattgggtttttatttttttttgattgatttgggggtttagggtttgtttttttaATGGTtaaaggttgttaattttatgtgTTGTAGGTACTAATATTCAGACTAATGAAGAGGTAGCTATTAAGCTGGTAAGATTCTTTTCCTGCTCTTTAATTTAGGGTTCAAATTTGGAAATTGATTGAAAATTAAGGTTTTTTAAGGTTCAATTTTGGGGTTTTGATTATGAATTTGTAGGTATGTAGTGTATGTTGTGTTGATTACTCCGGTGTGGGACTCCGTTAATGGACTTGTTTTGGTGTTATTGCAGGAAAATGTGAAGACGAAGCATCCACAATTGTTGTATGAGTCAAAATTGTACAGAGTTCTTCAAGGAGGAAGTAAATAACattctaatttttctttttcgatTTCGTGTGTTACTGTGTTTTGAGGTTTTCATAGGATGTTAGCTAATGTTTTCTTCTGTTTGGGATTCGACAGCTGGAATTCCTAATGTGAGATGGTTTGGGGTCGAAGGGGACTACAATGTCCTTGTTATGGATCTACTTGGACCTAGTTTGGAAGATCTCTTTAACTTCTGTAGTAGGAAACTTTCTTTAAAGACGGTTCTAATGCTTGCTGATCAGATGGTGAGCATTTTTTTCTAAAATTTGTACTGATAATGCTATTAACTTCTTAGTGCCACTCTATTTGTGTTAGTCGTGTTTTTATGGTGTTTGGGGATGTTTTTGTCAGATCAATCGAGTTGAATTTGTTCATGCCAAATCTTTCTTGCATCGAGATATCAAGCCTGACAATTTTCTTATGGGCTTGGGAAGGCGTGCAAACCAGGTAACTGTTTTTAAGAAATTGCAATTTTCATTTATCATAATATTGCTTTGGAATTTTTTGTTTATGTGTTGGGTGTTATTGTGCAAATCAGGTGTACGTAATTGATTTCGGATTGGCTAAGAAGTACAGAGATCCTCAGACCCACCAGCATATTCCATATAGGTATGTACGCTTGAATTGGTTTATCCCTTTACGGTTGTTCAGCACACTGGAAAAGGTATTGGCTGTCTTGCAAGGATACACGATTGACATTTCATGTGTACATGTGGGATGGGATTTGGGTTTCTCACGTCATTTGAGCTGATTTCATCGCTAGAGGTTTTGTTGGTGTATGCTCTGAGAGTTGAAATTTTATTGGTTCGAGTAGATTATTTTGTTTATGCAATCTTTATAAATAGATAACATCTCAAAAACGCGAAAGACAGTAGAGTATGTGACAAATATACTAACAACTAAATGGGTTTGCCATCTATAGTATGAAATACGGAATTCTGACAGTCATCATTAACTAAATAGAAGACATAATAATCTATTAGATCAATCATTCTGCCACATCTGGATATGTCCTGCATTGTTCCTATGTATAAAAAGTCAGAAATCTTATCTTAAATTGGTGCTTCATCATTTTTATTTGGACCTCATGCTGTTTTATCTTATATGCAATGCAGAGAAAACAAGAATTTGACTGGAACTGCACGGTATGCAAGCATGAATACCCACCTTGGAATTGGTGAGTGTTTGTTAGCTAAGCTATTTTATTGACTATCTGAATCTTGGTTTTAACATTGTTGTGCATGTATTTAACTGCCGTACTGTTATGTTGGGCAGAACAAAGTCGAAGAGATGATTTAGAATCACTTGGCTATGTGCTTATGTACTTCTTAAGAGGAAGGTCAGATTTCCTTTTATATAATGTTAGcatctctctttttttattgtttCATCATTTGATTCATTTTCTGTCTGCAGTCTCCCCTGGCAAGGACTGAGAGCAGGAACAAAGAAACAAAAGTATGAAAAAATTAGTGAAAAGAAGGTTTCCACGTCCATCGAGGTATTTGTTTGGACATATGCATAATCTGGCGTTTGTTTGCTTTGACAAATTTATGACTAAAAAGTCGGTTTGACCAATTCTCAGGCTTTATGTCGGGGTTATCCTTCAGAGTTTGCATCTTACTTTCATTACTGCCGTTCACTGCGGTTTGATGATAAGCCTGACTATGCTTATTTGAAAAGAATATTCCGTGAGCTTTTCATTCGCgaaggtttgtttatttttcttttatttccctTTCAATTTGTGGTGTCAGGTGCTGCATTTATAAAGTCTACTCATGGTGTTAGCTGTCAGAATTTTTAAATaattctcttattctttcttGTAGGTTTCCAGTTTGATTATGTATTTGACTGGACTATTCTGAAGTATCAGCAATCTCAGATGAGCACTCCTCCCTCACGCTCACCTGTAAGCGATCTCATGTTACAATGTGTTTCATCTTTATCGTTTTTCAATTAACTTTGCTTTCACGCCACCGGTTACTTCTTTAATATTTATGTTCTTAATCACCTGTTGTGTGAATATTTCAGGCTGCTATTGCCGGCCCAAGTGCAGGAGCCCCCCTTGCTATTGCAAATGCTGACAGGCAGACAGGTTCTTTGCCAGCATTTTTCTAGTGCTCACCCTAATGATTTATCTATGTATTCCTTCTTCGTATGGACTCTGGAGCCTGTTATATCTTCTCCCATCTAGGGTTTTGGGTGGCAAAAAAGTGTGACCAGTAGGCTTGGGCAGAGTTTTTGAAACTACGCCTAACGGGAGCAGTGTCTTTGTCTTCTGTACTCTCAAACACTTGTTTTAGAAAATATTTAGAAATCTTCATGTTACAACGCCATTGCATTTTAGCATTTTACACCATTGCAAACTATCGTCGAATTTCATCAGATTCAGGAAGAAAGTTTTTCATCATGGTTTTAAGTATATCCTATAGAGTATAGGCCTCTCCCATCTTATAGATTGTTTGATGCTACAGGACTGCACATGCCACAAGTTCAGCTGATGCTGGGTTACATTTTTCTCAAACAGGACTGTTAAGCAAAATTGATTTCTGGACTAACAAATAGGACCGAATAGCCTTCAAAAGCATCTAGTATGGACTCGATTGGACCCACACAATCGCGTGTTAAGGATCTCATCCTTGAATGCCTCTCGGTTGTCTTGGACTGTCTCTTTGGTTCAAATAGCAAGTTCACAAAACAGTTAAGAATATGGAAATGCTGTGTGTACCATGAGAAGGTCTAGCAAATTGTACCAAGAGGTCTTCAAGGGACGAGATTCTTAACACGTGATTGTGTATGGTGTTTGGGTCCTACTATATCATACTGAGTTTTAAGTCTAGAGACTTTGGAAAATATGCGCAGCTCATAGATGCGAGTAGCATACGTCATAGAGAAATTGTACCCCACTATTACACCGCACAGCAGAATATTTCATCCTACATTGCTCTCTTTATTGGGTAGTCCTCCTTGATTTCATAAAACTTGACTTCTTTTCTTCATGACATATACTAAACAGCCTGTTATATCTGTTCGTCTAAGGTTTGGGTGATAAAAGAAGCGTGTGCTCGGTTAGTCCTGGGAAGAGTTTTTGAGGCTCAACCCTGTTTCAAGTCTGACAATTGATGCCTGATTTACTGTTTACTCGACAGTGTTACATATCCCCCGTTCTTGTCCCCTACCCCTTTCCCCCAGTACGTGGCACACATCTAAACCCCAGATCTGGGAAAATGTTGAACCTCGTATTGGGGGAAAAAAGTGGGGGACAAGAGTGAGGGATAAAAAGTATTTTCGCTATTTAGTACCACCCGTCACCTCATTGTAGTTTGCTGTATATGTAACTACTATTCTTAACTGAGGCTAGAAGTCTTTTCATCTTCAACTTTTCCACGAGTCAGCGTTTTTCGGTTGATTTATGATGGAGTTACCCATTGTTTAGGGCCTTTCGTCTGTGTAGGGATTTTGGTTTGGTGATGTTGTGCAGGACCAGTTGTCAACTTGTTACCACGCGCCTCTGGCTTATACTTGATATATGCTAGTTCTGTAAAAGTTTCCTCCTACGTTTTTCTCAGATCACCTTGATTACATATTGCTTGACTTCTATTCTTCATCACATATACTTAGCAACCTTTTATCTGGCCATTTAAGGCTTGGGTGTCAAAGAAGCGTGTGCTCAGTTAGGCTCAGGAAGAATTTTTGAAGGTCATCCCTGTAAGAAGTCTGACAACTGATGCTTTTAAGTCTGAATTACTATTTACTGCGAAATGTGCTACATATCCCCCAATATCTTCCCACTTCTTTCCTCCATGACGTGTCGCAAAGGTACTGGTCCATGGCATTCGGTCTGGGACCCCATGGGTTGGTCCAAGACTGAATGCCATGGACCAGTACCTTTGCGACACGTCATGGGGGAAAGAAGTGGGGAAGATATAGGGGCATAAAAAGCATTTTCGATTTACTACCATCCATCAGCTCACTGTGTTGAAATCTGCCTAGTTTGCTTTCTATTTGACTACCATTGTTAACGGAGGCTAGAAATCTTTTCCTCTTCAACTTTTCAtcgggttttttttcttttcggttAATTATTTTATGATGGAGATACCCATTGTTTAGGGCTTTCGATCTCCGCACAAGGATTTTAGTTTGGCGATGTTGAGCAGGACCAGTAGTCAACTTCCAATCGTCTCTGGCTTACTTTATATATGCTCATTTTGTATTTCTAAATTTCTTTTTCGTTGTGTTGGGATATTTTATATGCATGTTCCTGCCAATGGATGTGTATTTCTCTTTGCACATTTCTTTTTATCCTGCTTCTTTTTCACTGGCTACAAGACCTTGTTTCGGTCATAACCCACCTTTTTATCAGGTGCCGAGGAAGGAAGAGCACTTGGTTGGTCTCCAGTTGATCCTTCTCGGAGGAGGCCCCCTGGGCCAGCTATTAATGCGGGGAGCTTATCCAAACAGAAGAGTCCTGTTGCAGCTGATTCAGCTACAATGAGTAGAGATAATATGGTAAATTTTATTGGAAAATAGTTTATGCTTTCAGGATGTAAAATAATGTAAAGAGTTAAGCAACTTGGGTCAGCCACACTCGACCATTTATAGAATGG
Above is a genomic segment from Papaver somniferum cultivar HN1 chromosome 10, ASM357369v1, whole genome shotgun sequence containing:
- the LOC113317961 gene encoding casein kinase 1-like protein 2, with translation MEPRVGNKFRLGRKIGSGSFGEIYLGTNIQTNEEVAIKLENVKTKHPQLLYESKLYRVLQGGTGIPNVRWFGVEGDYNVLVMDLLGPSLEDLFNFCSRKLSLKTVLMLADQMINRVEFVHAKSFLHRDIKPDNFLMGLGRRANQVYVIDFGLAKKYRDPQTHQHIPYRENKNLTGTARYASMNTHLGIEQSRRDDLESLGYVLMYFLRGSLPWQGLRAGTKKQKYEKISEKKVSTSIEALCRGYPSEFASYFHYCRSLRFDDKPDYAYLKRIFRELFIREGFQFDYVFDWTILKYQQSQMSTPPSRSPAAIAGPSAGAPLAIANADRQTGAEEGRALGWSPVDPSRRRPPGPAINAGSLSKQKSPVAADSATMSRDNMLSSSNLLGRSTGSSRRPAVSSSRDVTGSESVDLARPRTTEASSAFRRVSAGQRSSPVGSAEPPKRTTSGRNSSNIKNYESTLKGIEGLNFDNDERDKSQY